From the genome of Populus alba chromosome 10, ASM523922v2, whole genome shotgun sequence, one region includes:
- the LOC118059861 gene encoding 3-phosphoinositide-dependent protein kinase 2 isoform X2 has translation MLEMEREFDSKLRIQSGDHPSSSSNNNNGSVQKSKSFAFRAPQENFTIHDFELGKIYGVGSYSKVVRAKKKDTGTVYALKIMDKKFITKENKTAYVKLERIVLDQLDHPGIVRLFFTFQDNYSLYMALESCEGGELFDQITRKGRLSEDEACFYAAEVVDALEYIHSMGLIHRDIKPENLLLTAEGHIKIADFGSVKPMQDSCITVLPNAASDDKACTFVGTAAYVPPEVLNSSPATFGNDLWALGCTLYQMLSGTSPFKDASEWLIFQRIIARDIRFPDYFSGEARDLIDHLLDIDPSRRPGAGRGGYAELKNHPFFEGVDWKNLRGETPPKLVSEPMVQSGDSDHDSGSPYNPTHAGDSSLTQKDGNAGVSSPAEATAHITRLASIDSFDSKWQQFLDPGESVLMIAMVKKLQKLTSKKVQLILTNKPKLIYVDPSKLVVKGNIIWSDNSDDLSVQVTSPSHFKICTGIIHQFISLHSPHPSPPLHFPIIF, from the exons ATGTTGGAAATGGAGAGGGAGTTTGATTCAAAGTTAAGAATTCAAAGCGGCGATCATCCTTCTTCGTCATCTAACAACAATAATGGGAGTGTGCAGAAATCTAAAAGCTTTGCATTCAGAGCACCTCAAGAGAATTTCACTATTCATGATTTTGAGCTTGGCAAGATCTACGGTGTTGGGTCTTATTCAAag GTAGTGAGAGCAAAGAAGAAGGATACAGGAACAGTATATGCCTTGAAGATCATGGACAAAAAATTCATcaccaaagaaaataaaacagctTATGTTAAGCTAGAACGCATTGTGCTTGATCAATTGGACCATCCTGGAATTGTGCGGCTCTTTTTTACATTTCAGGACAATTATTCTCTGT ATATGGCACTTGAATCCTGTGAAGGTGGAGAACTTTTTGACCAAATAACTAGA AAAGGCCGTTTATCAGAGGATGAAGCTTGCTTTTATGCTGCAGAAGTTGTTGATGCTCTTGAATATATACATAGCATGGGATTAATACATCGAGATATAAAG CCAGAGAATTTGCTACTTACTGCAGAAGGACACATTAAAATTGCTGATTTTGGGAGTGTGAAGCCCATGCAAGATAGTTGCATTACTGTCCTTCCAAATGCGGCTTCAG ATGATAAGGCTTGCACATTTGTGGGAACAGCGGCATATGTCCCTCCAGAAGTCCTTAACTCTTCTCCTGCAACTTTTGG AAATGACCTCTGGGCACTTGGCTGCACTTTGTACCAGATGCTTTCAGGGACTTCTCCTTTCAAAGATGCAAGTGAATGGCTTATATTTCAAAGAATTATTGCCCGGGATATAAGGTTTCCTGATTATTTTTCAGGAGAAGCAAGAGACCTCATTGACCACTTATTA GATATAGATCCCAGCAGACGACCTGGTGCTGGACGTGGTGGGTATGCTGAGCTCAAGAACCATCCTTTCTTTGAGGGTGTTGACTGGAAGAATTTAAGAGGAGAAACCCCTCCTAAACTTGTTTCGGAGCCAATG GTGCAATCAGGTGACAGTGACCATGACTCTGGGTCTCCATATAACCCTACACATGCTGGAGACAGTTCTTTGACACAAAAAGATGGAAATGCTGGGGTCTCATCACCTGCTGAAGCAACTGCTCACATAACTAGACTTGCTTCAATAGACTCCTTTGATTCCAAATG GCAACAGTTTTTGGATCCAGGGGAATCTGTTCTTATGATTGCAATGGTGAAGAAATTACAGAAACTGACGAGCAAGAAGGTGCAGCTTATCCTTACCAACAAGCCAAAGTTGATTTACGTGGACCCTTCAAAGTTAGTGGTGAAGGGAAATATAATTTGGTCTGACAATTCTGATGACCTGAGCGTCCAGGTTACAAGTCCTTCACATTTCAAGATCTGTACG GGGATCATTCACCAGTTTATATCCCTTCATTCTCCCCACCCCTCACCCCCTCTGCATTTTCCCATCATTTTCTGA
- the LOC118059863 gene encoding uncharacterized protein → MMRRQPELESETLVEAALRVLNTGDPFEKAKLGDLVASKWQQGSIFQAYNPSLDFPVPDRPARLANVRLVSPSLMPKLGKAGSLQSRQAIVHSLVHTESWAIDLSWDIIARFGKQEGMPREFFTDFVKVAQDEGRHFTLLAKRLEELGSSYGALPAHDGLWDSAIATSKDLLARLAIEHCVHEARGLDVLPTTISRFRNGGDNETADLLETVVYPEEITHCAAGVKWFKYLCLRSKTPALSRDNLSSEENGDEETEISTGGDEEVIQKFHAIVRTRFRGPLKPPFNEEARKAAGFGPQWYEPLAVKEVQNANPGI, encoded by the exons ATGATGAGGCGACAGCCAGAATTAGAGAGCGAGACGCTAGTGGAAGCGGCGCTAAGGGTACTTAACACAGGGGACCCATTCGAGAAGGCAAAGCTAGGCGATTTAGTGGCTTCTAAATGGCAACAAGGGTCCATTTTTCAGGCTTACAACCCTTCCCTCGACTTCCCCGTGCCCGATCGCCCCGCCAGGCTCGCTAAT GTAAGGTTGGTTTCACCAAGTTTGATGCCAAAGCTTGGGAAAGCTGGTAGCTTGCAGAGCAGGCAGGCTATTGTGCATAGTCTTGTGCATACTGAAAGTTGGGCTATTGACTTGTCTTgg GATATAATTGCTCGGTTTGGTAAGCAAGAGGGAATGCCAAGAGAGTTCTTCACGGATTTTGTGAAGGTTGCGCAAGATGAGGGCAGACACTTTACTCTTCTAGCAAAACGGCTTGAAGAATTGGGTTCTTCTTATGGGGCTTTACCAGCTCATGATGGCTTGTGGGACTCAGCCATCGCTACTTCAAAGGACCTCTTAGCTCGTTTGGCAATAGAGCATTGTGTTCACGAG GCCAGGGGACTTGATGTGCTGCCAACAACCATATCTCGATTCCGCAACGGAGGTGACAACGAAACAGCAGATTTATTGGAGACAGTAGTTTATCCAGAAGAGATAACCCATTGTGCAGCTGGAGTGAAGTGGTTTAAGTATCTATGCTTGAGGTCTAAAACTCCAGCTTTAAGTAGAGACAACTTGTCATCTGAAGAAAATGGAGACGAGGAAACTGAAATTTCTACGGGGGGGGATGAAGAGGTGATTCAGAAATTTCATGCTATAGTGAGAACTCGCTTCAGAGGACCATTGAAGCCTCCCTTTAACGAGGAAGCAAGGAAAGCTGCTGGATTTGGTCCTCAATGGTATGAACCTCTAGCTGTCAAAGAGGTCCAGAATGCTAATCCTGGTATTTAA
- the LOC118059859 gene encoding probable phytol kinase 1, chloroplastic isoform X2: MALLSCTLTLSHSSLRRHVHEYTTTIHLSPPPSPPPHWNLPNPPVLPFRRLVSFPPYIPRSSLISATAPLLQDAGATATVLAGAYSLVRTFDTLTQRNLIQQSLSRKLVHILSGLLFAACWPIFSTSTQARYFASVVPLVNCLRLIVHGFSLVADEGLIKSVTREGNPQELLRGPLYYVLILILCALVFWRESPTGVISLAMMCGGDGVADIIGRRFGSSKLPYNQHKSWAGSISMFICGFLISIGMLFYYSALGYFQLDWTWTIQRVALVALVATVVESLPITEYEFQWW; the protein is encoded by the exons ATGGCCCTCTTGTCTTGTACTCTTACCCTCTCTCACTCTTCTTTACGCCGCCACGTCCACGAATACACCACCACTATCCACCTCTCCCCTCCTCCGTCTCCTCCTCCTCACTGGAACTTGCCCAATCCACCAGTACTTCCATTCCGACGTCTCGTTTCCTTTCCTCCTTACATTCCTCGCTCCTCCCTCATTTCCGCCACCGCACCTCTACTTCAAGACGCCGGTGCCACGGCTACTGTACTTGCTGGCGCTTACAGTCTCGTTCGCACTTTTGATACTCTCACTCAGCGAAATCTCATTCAACAGAGCTTGAGCAGAAAACTAGTTCATATACTTTCAGGCTTGCTTTTTGCTGCTTGCTGGCCTATTTTCAG CACCTCAACACAGGCTCGCTACTTTGCTTCTGTAGTACCTCTTGTGAATTGCTTAAGGCTTATTGTACATGGCTTCTCTTTGGTTGCTGATGAAGGGCTCATTAAATCTGTTACTCGAGAAGGAAATCCGCA GGAGTTGCTGAGAGGACCTTTgtattatgttttgatattgatTTTGTGCGCTCTTGTTTTCTGGCGTGAGTCTCCAACTGGGGTGATCTCTTTGGCCATGATGTGTGGTGGGGATG GTGTGGCTGATATAATCGGTAGAAGATTTGGGTCATCGAAGCTTCCTTACAATCAACACAAGAGCTGGGCTGGTAGCATATCTATGTTCATCTGTGGCTTCTTGATCTCTATTGG GATGCTGTTCTACTATTCAGCCCTCGGGTATTTCCAGTTGGATTGGACATGGACAATTCAGAGAGTGGCTTTAGTGGCTTTAGTGGCAACTGTTGTGGAGTCCCTTCCAATTACAGAG TACGAATTCCAATGGTGGTAG
- the LOC118059858 gene encoding probable U3 small nucleolar RNA-associated protein 7 codes for MGAKQENGDPEDILPPTEQELSHELDMKVKKYLRGEGADLEVLKDKKLKGQLYDRESLYGKSAKAAAKTEKWLLPSEGGYLEAEGIEKTWRIKQDTIGREVDISSAKNQYDIVLPDFGPYTLDFTSSGRYMAAAGRKGHLAIVDTKNMSLIKEMQVRETVRDVVFLHNELFFAAAQKKYPYIYNRDGVELHCLKEHGAVTRLQFLKNHFLLASINKFGQLRYQDVTMGEMIGNFRTGLGRTDVMQANPFNGVVALGHSGGTVSMWKPTSAVPLVKMLCHPGPITAMAFHPDGHLMATSGKEKKIKIWDVRKFEVLQTIRGHAKTLDFSQKGLLAAGTGSFVQVFGDFSGSRNYSRYMGHSIVKGYQIGKVAFRPYEDVLGIGHSMGWSSILIPGSGEPNFDTWLANPFETTKQRREKEIHSLLDKLPPETIMLDPSKIGTVKSAKKKEKPTKMEMEVDMEAAVEAAKGTAIKKKTKGRNKPSKIAVKKKEIVVRAKKPFLDQQMKEEEKVAKKKQKISEEISLPTALQRFARKKATE; via the exons ATATGAAAGTAAAGAAGTATCTTAGAGGAGAAGGTGCTGATTTGGAG gttttaaaagacaaaaagcTCAAGGGTCAACTTTATGATAGAGAAAGTTTATATGGAAAATCTGCAAAAGCTGCAGCCAAGACTGAAAAG TGGCTTTTGCCAAGTGAGGGAGGCTATCTGGAGGCTGAGGGTATAGAGAAGACATGGAGGATCAAACAGGACACAATCGGCCGTGAAGTTGATATCTCAAGCGCAAAGAATCAATATGATATAGTCTTGCCAG ATTTTGGTCCATACACTCTGGATTTTACTTCAAGTGGTCGATACATGGCAGCTGCTGGTCGCAAGGGGCACTTGGCTATTGTTGACACAAAGAATATGAGCTTAATTAAAGAGATGCAG gttAGAGAAACAGTGCGTGATGTCGTGTTTTTGCACAATGAGCTGTTCTTTGCTGCTGCCCAGAAAAA GTACCCATACATTTATAACAGAGATGGTGTAGAACTTCATTGTTTAAAG GAACATGGTGCAGTGACAAGGCTTCAGTTTCTGAAAAACCACTTTCTCTTGGCGTCAATAAACAAATTTGGGCAGCTGCGATACCAAGATGTTACAATGGGTGAGATGATAGGCAATTTCCGGACAGGTTTAGGCCGTACTGATGTGATGCAGGCCAATCCTTTCAATGGGGTTGTTGCTTTGGGTCATTCAGGTGGTACAGTAAGCATGTGGAAGCCCACTAGTGCAGTTCCCCTTGTCAAGATGCTGTGTCATCCTGGGCCTATCACAGCAATGGCATTTCATCCTGATGGCCATCTCATGGCCACGTCtggcaaggaaaagaaaattaagatttGGGACGTGAGGAAATTTGAGGTTCTCCAAACTATAAGAGGCCATGCAAAAACCTTGGACTTCAGTCAAAAAGGTTTACTAGCTGCTGGAACTGGATCGTTTGTTCAGGTTTTTGGAGATTTCTCTGGATCACGGAATTACAGCAGATATATGGGTCATTCTATTGTGAAAGGTTATCAGATAGGGAAAGTTGCATTTCGACCATATGAAGATGTTCTAGGTATAGGGCACTCCATGGGATGGTCTTCAATTCTTATCCCAGGTTCAGGGGAACCCAACTTTGACACATGGTTAGCAAACCCATTTGAAACAACTAAACAACGAAGAGAGAAGGAAATTCACTCTCTTCTCGACAAGCTCCCCCCCGAGACAATTATGCTGGACCCTTCAAAGATTGGTACAGTGAAGTCagcaaagaagaaagagaaaccAACAAAGATGGAGATGGAGGTGGATATGGAAGCAGCTGTTGAAGCAGCCAAGGGAACTGCcattaagaagaaaacaaaggggAGGAATAAGCCAAGTAAAATTGCAGTAAAGAAAAAGGAGATTGTTGTAAGGGCCAAGAAACCTTTCTTGGACCAACAAatgaaagaggaagaaaaggtgGCTAAAAAGAAGCAGAAAATCAGCGAGGAAATTTCGTTACCTACGGCTTTGCAAAGATTTGCCCGTAAGAAAGCAACGGAATAA
- the LOC118059859 gene encoding probable phytol kinase 1, chloroplastic isoform X1, translated as MALLSCTLTLSHSSLRRHVHEYTTTIHLSPPPSPPPHWNLPNPPVLPFRRLVSFPPYIPRSSLISATAPLLQDAGATATVLAGAYSLVRTFDTLTQRNLIQQSLSRKLVHILSGLLFAACWPIFSTSTQARYFASVVPLVNCLRLIVHGFSLVADEGLIKSVTREGNPQELLRGPLYYVLILILCALVFWRESPTGVISLAMMCGGDGVADIIGRRFGSSKLPYNQHKSWAGSISMFICGFLISIGMLFYYSALGYFQLDWTWTIQRVALVALVATVVESLPITEVVDDNITVPLVSMVVSMLSFGY; from the exons ATGGCCCTCTTGTCTTGTACTCTTACCCTCTCTCACTCTTCTTTACGCCGCCACGTCCACGAATACACCACCACTATCCACCTCTCCCCTCCTCCGTCTCCTCCTCCTCACTGGAACTTGCCCAATCCACCAGTACTTCCATTCCGACGTCTCGTTTCCTTTCCTCCTTACATTCCTCGCTCCTCCCTCATTTCCGCCACCGCACCTCTACTTCAAGACGCCGGTGCCACGGCTACTGTACTTGCTGGCGCTTACAGTCTCGTTCGCACTTTTGATACTCTCACTCAGCGAAATCTCATTCAACAGAGCTTGAGCAGAAAACTAGTTCATATACTTTCAGGCTTGCTTTTTGCTGCTTGCTGGCCTATTTTCAG CACCTCAACACAGGCTCGCTACTTTGCTTCTGTAGTACCTCTTGTGAATTGCTTAAGGCTTATTGTACATGGCTTCTCTTTGGTTGCTGATGAAGGGCTCATTAAATCTGTTACTCGAGAAGGAAATCCGCA GGAGTTGCTGAGAGGACCTTTgtattatgttttgatattgatTTTGTGCGCTCTTGTTTTCTGGCGTGAGTCTCCAACTGGGGTGATCTCTTTGGCCATGATGTGTGGTGGGGATG GTGTGGCTGATATAATCGGTAGAAGATTTGGGTCATCGAAGCTTCCTTACAATCAACACAAGAGCTGGGCTGGTAGCATATCTATGTTCATCTGTGGCTTCTTGATCTCTATTGG GATGCTGTTCTACTATTCAGCCCTCGGGTATTTCCAGTTGGATTGGACATGGACAATTCAGAGAGTGGCTTTAGTGGCTTTAGTGGCAACTGTTGTGGAGTCCCTTCCAATTACAGAGGTAGTAGATGACAACATAACTGTTCCTCTAGTAAGCATGGTGGTATCAATGCTGAGCTTCGGTTACTAG
- the LOC118059861 gene encoding 3-phosphoinositide-dependent protein kinase 2 isoform X1: MLEMEREFDSKLRIQSGDHPSSSSNNNNGSVQKSKSFAFRAPQENFTIHDFELGKIYGVGSYSKVVRAKKKDTGTVYALKIMDKKFITKENKTAYVKLERIVLDQLDHPGIVRLFFTFQDNYSLYMALESCEGGELFDQITRKGRLSEDEACFYAAEVVDALEYIHSMGLIHRDIKPENLLLTAEGHIKIADFGSVKPMQDSCITVLPNAASDDKACTFVGTAAYVPPEVLNSSPATFGNDLWALGCTLYQMLSGTSPFKDASEWLIFQRIIARDIRFPDYFSGEARDLIDHLLDIDPSRRPGAGRGGYAELKNHPFFEGVDWKNLRGETPPKLVSEPMVQSGDSDHDSGSPYNPTHAGDSSLTQKDGNAGVSSPAEATAHITRLASIDSFDSKWQQFLDPGESVLMIAMVKKLQKLTSKKVQLILTNKPKLIYVDPSKLVVKGNIIWSDNSDDLSVQVTSPSHFKICTPKKVRSFEDAKQRAWQWKKAIESLQNQ; encoded by the exons ATGTTGGAAATGGAGAGGGAGTTTGATTCAAAGTTAAGAATTCAAAGCGGCGATCATCCTTCTTCGTCATCTAACAACAATAATGGGAGTGTGCAGAAATCTAAAAGCTTTGCATTCAGAGCACCTCAAGAGAATTTCACTATTCATGATTTTGAGCTTGGCAAGATCTACGGTGTTGGGTCTTATTCAAag GTAGTGAGAGCAAAGAAGAAGGATACAGGAACAGTATATGCCTTGAAGATCATGGACAAAAAATTCATcaccaaagaaaataaaacagctTATGTTAAGCTAGAACGCATTGTGCTTGATCAATTGGACCATCCTGGAATTGTGCGGCTCTTTTTTACATTTCAGGACAATTATTCTCTGT ATATGGCACTTGAATCCTGTGAAGGTGGAGAACTTTTTGACCAAATAACTAGA AAAGGCCGTTTATCAGAGGATGAAGCTTGCTTTTATGCTGCAGAAGTTGTTGATGCTCTTGAATATATACATAGCATGGGATTAATACATCGAGATATAAAG CCAGAGAATTTGCTACTTACTGCAGAAGGACACATTAAAATTGCTGATTTTGGGAGTGTGAAGCCCATGCAAGATAGTTGCATTACTGTCCTTCCAAATGCGGCTTCAG ATGATAAGGCTTGCACATTTGTGGGAACAGCGGCATATGTCCCTCCAGAAGTCCTTAACTCTTCTCCTGCAACTTTTGG AAATGACCTCTGGGCACTTGGCTGCACTTTGTACCAGATGCTTTCAGGGACTTCTCCTTTCAAAGATGCAAGTGAATGGCTTATATTTCAAAGAATTATTGCCCGGGATATAAGGTTTCCTGATTATTTTTCAGGAGAAGCAAGAGACCTCATTGACCACTTATTA GATATAGATCCCAGCAGACGACCTGGTGCTGGACGTGGTGGGTATGCTGAGCTCAAGAACCATCCTTTCTTTGAGGGTGTTGACTGGAAGAATTTAAGAGGAGAAACCCCTCCTAAACTTGTTTCGGAGCCAATG GTGCAATCAGGTGACAGTGACCATGACTCTGGGTCTCCATATAACCCTACACATGCTGGAGACAGTTCTTTGACACAAAAAGATGGAAATGCTGGGGTCTCATCACCTGCTGAAGCAACTGCTCACATAACTAGACTTGCTTCAATAGACTCCTTTGATTCCAAATG GCAACAGTTTTTGGATCCAGGGGAATCTGTTCTTATGATTGCAATGGTGAAGAAATTACAGAAACTGACGAGCAAGAAGGTGCAGCTTATCCTTACCAACAAGCCAAAGTTGATTTACGTGGACCCTTCAAAGTTAGTGGTGAAGGGAAATATAATTTGGTCTGACAATTCTGATGACCTGAGCGTCCAGGTTACAAGTCCTTCACATTTCAAGATCTGTACG CCGAAGAAGGTAAGGTCATTTGAAGACGCTAAGCAGAGAGCTTGGCAGTGGAAAAAGGCAATCGAGAGTCTTCAAAACCAGTGA
- the LOC118059860 gene encoding glucosamine inositolphosphorylceramide transferase 1 — MGVYEAGVNGTEGTATATTCSRSNTSMRCWCRWRWENHQQHNVLRQRLVSLVFSSGFTFFFGYLVLYGSIGMFYAWLMFSKPYLRSTNASVGLKSPGCQEDNEGSWSIGVFYGDSPFSLKPIEAMNEWRDEGAAWPIANPVVTCASLSDAGFPSNFVADPFLYVQGDTLFLFYETKSSITSQGDIGVAKSIDKGATWQQLGIALDEDWHLSYPYVFNYLGQIYMMPESSQKGELRLYRALNFPLKWTLDKVLIKNPLVDSFIINRAGEYWLFGSDHSGVGTRKNGQLEIWYSSSPLGPWKPHKKNPIYNVDKSVGARNGGRPFVYDGNLYRVGQDCGETYGRRVRIFKVEVLTKDDYKEVEVPLGFEESNKGPNAWNGARYHHLDVQQLSSGKWIAVMDGDRVPSGDPVHRFILGSASFAAVTVVVVVLGVLLGAVKCMIPLNWCAHLSGKRNNAFLGRERSNLFSSKVRRFCSRLNRVPLSVRGKIKPNTWAGKLVLAVIFAVGVALMCTGVKYFYGGNGAEEAYPLNGSYSQFTLLTMTYDARLWNLKMYARHYSRCSSVKEIVVVWNKGIPPRSSDLDSTVPVRIRVEDQNSLNNRFKKDTMIKTRAVLELDDDIMMSCDDIERGFNVWRQHPDRIVGFYPRLVRGSPLKYRDEKYARRHESYNMILTGAAFIDRTLAFERYWSSEAKAGRELVDSYFNCEDVLLNYLYANASSSQTVEYVRPTWVIDTSKFTGVAISKNTNVHYKIRSNCLLKFSEIYGSIAGRKWEFNGRKDGWDL; from the exons ATGGGTGTTTATGAGGCTGGTGTGAATGGCACCGAAGGAACCGCAACAGCGACAACTTGTAGCCGCTCGAATACGAGCATGAGGTGTTGGTGCAGATGGAGATGGGAAaaccatcaacaacataatgtTTTGCGCCAAAGATTGGTTTCTCTAGTGTTTTCCTCTGGTTTTACGTTCTTTTTTGGGTATTTGGTTTTGTATGGATCTATTGGTATGTTTTATGCCTGGCTTATGTTTAGTAAGCCTTATTTACGTAGCACAAATGCTAGTGTTGGGTTAAAGTCACCTGGTTGTCAAGAAGACAATGAGGGTTCTTGGTCTATTGGTGTCTTTTACGGTGATtctcctttctctctcaaaCCAATTGAAGCT ATGAATGAATGGAGAGATGAGGGTGCGGCATGGCCTATTGCCAACCCCGTTGTCACTTGTGCTTCGCTTTCTGATGCTGGTTTCCCCAGTAATTTTGTTGCTGACCCGTTTCTTTATGTTcag GGGGATACACTTTTCCTCTTCTATGAAACAAAAAGTTCAATAACCAGTCAAGGAGATATTGGAGTTGCGAAAAGTATTGACAAGGGAGCGACATGGCAACAGTTGGGCATTGCCTTGGATGAGGACTGGCATCTATCCTATCCCTATGTATTCAACTACCTTGGCCAA ATATATATGATGCCTGAGAGCAGCCAGAAAGGGGAACTTCGTCTTTATCGAGCTCTTAACTTTCCATTGAAGTGGACACTGGATAAGGTTCTTATAAAAAATCCCCTTGTTGATTCTTTTATCATTAATCGTGCTGGAGAATATTGGCTTTTTGGTTCAGATCACAGTGGTGTTGGAACCAGGAAGAATGGACAACTGGAAATCTGGTATAGTAGCTCACCACTTGGTCCCTGGAAACCACACAAGAAGAATCCCATTTATAATGTTGACAAGAGTGTGGGAGCTAGGAATGGAGGCAGGCCATTTGTGTATGATGGAAACCTTTATCGTGTTGGTCAAGACTGTGGTGAAACATATGGAAGACGAGTCCGTATCTTCAAGGTAGAAGTTCTTACAAAGGACGATTACAAAGAAGTTGAAGTTCCCCTGGGATTTGAAGAGTCCAATAAGGGACCCAATGCTTGGAATGGTGCACGCTACCATCATCTTGATGTGCAGCAACTAAGCTCTGGTAAATGGATAGCTGTCATGGATGGAGATCGTGTACCTTCAGGAGATCCAGTCCATCGCTTTATTCTTGGCTCTGCTTCATTTGCTGCTGTCaccgttgttgttgttgtactGGGTGTGCTACTTGGAGCAGTGAAGTGCATGATTCCCCTCAACTGGTGTGCTCACTTATCAGGGAAGAGAAATAATGCTTTCTTGGGTCGGGAAAGGTcgaatttgttttcttcaaagGTGAGACGTTTTTGCAGCCGATTGAACAGAGTTCCTCTGTCTGTTCGAGGAAAAATAAAGCCTAATACTTGGGCTGGAAAGTTGGTTTTGGCTGTAATATTTGCAGTTGGAGTTGCATTGATGTGCACAGGTGTTAAATATTTCTATGGAGGCAATGGTGCTGAAGAAGCTTATCCTTTAAATGGTTCCTACTCTCAGTTCACTTTATTGACGATGACATATGATGCACGGCTCTGGAATTTGAAAATGTATGCGAGGCATTATTCAAGGTGTTCTTCTGTTAAAGAGATTGTTGTGGTTTGGAACAAGGGCATACCTCCCAGATCGAGTGATCTGGACTCCACTGTGCCTGTACGGATCAGAGTAGAAGACCAGAACTCACTGAACAATCGGTTCAAGAAAGATACGATGATTAAGACCCGTGCTGTTCTCGAGCTTGATGATGATATCATGATGTCTTGCGACGATATAGAACGGGGATTCAATGTGTGGCGTCAACACCCAGATCGGATTGTTGGCTTCTATCCCCGACTCGTTCGTGGTAGTCCATTGAAGTATAGGGATGAGAAATATGCCCGGCGCCATGAAAGTTACAACATGATTCTTACCGGGGCAGCCTTCATTGACCGTACACTAGCTTTTGAGAGGTACTGGAGTAGTGAAGCTAAGGCAGGAAGGGAACTGGTAGATAGTTACTTTAACTGCGAGGATGTGCTTTTGAATTACTTGTATGCAAATGCAAGCTCGTCCCAGACTGTTGAGTATGTGAGGCCAACATGGGTAATAGACACATCGAAATTTACTGGGGTAGCAATTAGCAAGAATACTAATGTGCATTACAAGATAAGAAGTAATTGCCTCCTGAAATTTTCAGAGATCTATGGAAGTATAGCTGGCCGAAAGTGGGAATTTAATGGGCGCAAGGATGGTTGGGATTTATAG